In Clostridium sp. SY8519, one genomic interval encodes:
- a CDS encoding sulfurtransferase TusA family protein: MADYKIDDTVDITDVVCPVTFVKAKVALEELDEGQILSIHMNDGEPVQNVPRSIKEEGHRILKLTNNEDGTYDLIVEKVGE; encoded by the coding sequence ATGGCTGATTATAAAATAGACGATACGGTGGATATCACGGATGTGGTTTGTCCCGTGACCTTTGTGAAGGCAAAGGTTGCCCTGGAAGAGCTGGATGAGGGACAGATCCTTTCCATCCATATGAATGACGGCGAGCCGGTGCAGAATGTACCCCGCAGCATCAAGGAAGAGGGACACAGGATCCTGAAATTAACAAACAACGAAGACGGTACCTATGATCTGATTGTTGAGAAAGTGGGTGAGTAG
- a CDS encoding thioredoxin domain-containing protein, protein MAVRLTEEEFDAFLQKQEKQVLVDFYKDGCVPCRRVAPLISRAEEVHGEDTVFARVNLGQNTGLAKKYGIQAAPTLILFSEGEEKGRHRGVITEEELDQLLAQ, encoded by the coding sequence ATGGCAGTACGGCTCACAGAGGAAGAATTTGACGCGTTCCTTCAGAAACAGGAAAAACAGGTACTGGTTGATTTCTACAAGGACGGCTGCGTGCCCTGCCGGCGGGTTGCGCCCCTGATCAGCCGGGCAGAGGAAGTCCATGGAGAGGATACGGTATTTGCCCGTGTGAATCTGGGACAGAATACGGGCCTGGCAAAAAAATACGGGATCCAGGCGGCACCGACACTGATTCTCTTTTCGGAAGGAGAGGAGAAAGGCCGGCACAGAGGCGTGATCACCGAAGAGGAACTGGATCAGCTGCTGGCACAGTAG
- the thiS gene encoding sulfur carrier protein ThiS has protein sequence MKLIVAGSKKDYDEGLTVRGLIEAEDVDNPLYVSVTVNDEFVKSEEFDSFKLKDGDEVEFLYFMGGGR, from the coding sequence ATGAAACTGATCGTAGCAGGCAGCAAGAAGGACTATGACGAGGGACTGACCGTACGGGGACTGATCGAGGCAGAGGATGTGGACAATCCGCTGTACGTATCCGTGACGGTAAATGATGAATTTGTAAAAAGCGAGGAATTTGACAGCTTTAAGCTGAAGGACGGCGATGAAGTGGAATTCCTGTATTTCATGGGAGGCGGCCGCTGA
- the moeB gene encoding molybdopterin-synthase adenylyltransferase MoeB has translation MGFTNEQLERYSRHIILQEVGVKGQKKLLNGSVLIIGAGGLGAPAALYLAAAGVGKIGIADADEVDLSNLQRQVIHTTADIGKPKVESAKETMQAINPDVEVVTYHDFIASDNIMEIIKDYDFILDGTDNFPAKFLINDACVMAGKPFCHAGIIRFKGQLMTYVPGEGPCYRCVFKNPPPADAVPTCKQAGVIGAMAGVIGCLQAMEAIKYLTGAGELLTGKLLTYDALTNNIRTIRLPKDPDCGICSDHPTITELIDYEQTECDGI, from the coding sequence ATGGGATTTACAAATGAACAGCTGGAACGCTATTCCAGACATATTATTCTGCAGGAGGTAGGCGTCAAAGGCCAGAAGAAACTCTTAAACGGGTCGGTGCTGATCATCGGCGCCGGCGGACTGGGCGCTCCTGCCGCTCTTTATCTGGCAGCTGCCGGTGTGGGCAAAATCGGTATCGCGGATGCGGATGAGGTGGATCTGTCCAATCTTCAGCGTCAGGTCATTCATACCACCGCGGATATCGGCAAACCGAAAGTGGAATCCGCCAAAGAAACCATGCAGGCCATCAATCCGGATGTGGAAGTGGTGACCTACCATGATTTCATCGCTTCCGACAATATCATGGAGATCATCAAAGATTATGACTTCATCCTGGACGGTACCGATAACTTCCCGGCGAAATTCCTGATCAACGATGCCTGCGTCATGGCTGGAAAACCCTTCTGCCATGCGGGAATCATTCGTTTTAAAGGTCAGCTGATGACGTATGTGCCGGGCGAAGGCCCCTGCTACCGCTGCGTATTCAAGAATCCGCCGCCGGCAGATGCGGTGCCCACCTGCAAACAGGCCGGCGTCATCGGCGCCATGGCCGGCGTCATCGGATGCCTGCAGGCGATGGAAGCCATCAAATATCTGACCGGAGCGGGAGAACTGCTGACCGGCAAACTGCTGACTTATGATGCGCTGACCAATAACATCCGTACCATCCGTCTGCCGAAAGACCCTGACTGCGGGATCTGCAGCGATCATCCCACCATTACAGAGCTGATTGACTACGAGCAGACGGAATGCGATGGAATTTAA
- a CDS encoding M67 family metallopeptidase gives MKILLPYGEYRKLLKRAAACYPEEACGLLGGRIDSEGNKRVEQVYLLTNTEHSRIHFTLDPKEQLAAVKDMRAQGWTLLGNWHSHPDTPSRPSAEDRRLAYDSRASYMILSLKDKEPVLRSFHIENRDAVTAEELVITGTDAEAAVPFQKEAE, from the coding sequence ATGAAAATACTGTTGCCATATGGAGAATACAGAAAACTGCTGAAACGGGCCGCGGCCTGTTATCCGGAAGAAGCCTGCGGGCTTCTGGGCGGCCGGATCGACAGCGAAGGAAATAAACGGGTGGAACAGGTGTACCTGCTGACCAATACGGAGCACAGCCGGATTCATTTTACCCTGGATCCCAAGGAGCAGCTGGCGGCGGTCAAAGACATGCGGGCACAGGGATGGACCCTGCTGGGCAACTGGCACAGCCATCCGGATACGCCGTCCCGCCCCAGCGCGGAAGACCGGCGACTTGCATATGACAGCAGGGCCAGTTATATGATACTATCATTAAAAGACAAGGAACCGGTGCTTCGATCCTTTCACATCGAAAACCGAGATGCGGTGACGGCGGAAGAACTGGTAATCACCGGAACAGACGCAGAAGCCGCGGTTCCCTTTCAGAAGGAAGCAGAGTAG
- a CDS encoding FAD-dependent oxidoreductase codes for MLDLIIIGAGAAGLSAAIYAARGGLDFLVLEQDGWGGGQITSANEVENYPGTGRIAGGDLGEQFKTQAEELGAKIQMGIVESIRRQEDHFEVLLHKGDSLQAKTVIAATGAVPRKLGIPGEGELLGRGVSYCAVCDGAFFADQDVAVIGGGDTAVEDALFLAGFCRSVTLIHRREGFRAPGKRTDALRAEEKITLRLNQTPEAILGDSLVEGIRVKRRDGTTEDLPVQAVFVAVGTLPVTDYLAGLPLSVEEGYVTAGESGATEVPGLFVAGDIRRKRLRQVVTAAADGANAATAAMDYLQGDPAAVR; via the coding sequence ATGTTAGACCTGATCATTATCGGAGCCGGCGCAGCCGGCCTCTCAGCTGCGATATATGCCGCACGGGGCGGACTGGATTTCCTGGTGCTGGAGCAGGACGGCTGGGGCGGCGGACAGATTACTTCCGCCAATGAGGTGGAAAATTACCCGGGTACCGGACGGATTGCGGGCGGGGATCTGGGCGAACAGTTTAAAACCCAGGCAGAAGAACTGGGCGCGAAGATTCAGATGGGAATCGTGGAGTCCATACGGAGACAGGAGGACCATTTTGAGGTCCTTCTGCACAAAGGGGATTCGCTGCAGGCAAAGACGGTGATTGCCGCGACCGGCGCGGTGCCCCGGAAGCTTGGAATCCCCGGGGAAGGGGAACTGCTGGGCAGAGGGGTGTCCTACTGCGCGGTGTGTGACGGCGCGTTCTTCGCGGACCAGGATGTGGCAGTTATCGGCGGCGGCGACACTGCGGTGGAAGATGCCCTGTTTCTGGCGGGATTCTGCCGCAGCGTCACACTGATTCACCGCAGGGAAGGGTTCCGCGCTCCCGGAAAACGCACTGACGCGCTGCGGGCGGAGGAAAAGATTACCCTTCGGTTAAACCAGACGCCGGAAGCCATTCTGGGAGATTCCTTGGTGGAAGGAATCCGGGTGAAGCGCAGGGACGGCACCACGGAAGATCTTCCGGTCCAGGCAGTATTTGTGGCAGTGGGAACCCTCCCGGTGACGGATTATCTGGCCGGTCTGCCGCTTTCGGTGGAAGAAGGCTATGTGACTGCCGGAGAGTCCGGAGCCACAGAAGTGCCCGGTCTGTTTGTGGCCGGAGACATCCGAAGGAAACGTCTGCGCCAGGTGGTTACCGCTGCGGCAGATGGAGCCAACGCAGCCACGGCAGCCATGGATTACCTGCAGGGAGATCCGGCGGCAGTCCGCTGA
- a CDS encoding class II glutamine amidotransferase gives MCEIFGVCLKDQAEINRYLKLFYRHANEHPNGWGLAVMNGSEVNIEKEPENALKSDYLHYRLQESLVVKSAFAHIRYATVGHVEYSNCHPFSEKDAWGNTWTLVHNGTVFDYPDLDRYFYVQRGSADSERILLGMVDRINHLGETMGREPKPEERFASLDQWIGDLAEGNKINLMFSDGTYYYAHCNYPHTLHCLRRREGLYFSTLPLTKEPWEEVPFTRLLVYREGNKVYEGKSHGHVYQDTEENTRYLFLPYAEL, from the coding sequence ATGTGTGAAATATTCGGCGTCTGCCTGAAGGATCAGGCAGAGATCAACCGCTATCTGAAGCTGTTCTACCGTCATGCCAATGAACATCCGAACGGATGGGGACTGGCGGTGATGAACGGCAGCGAAGTCAATATAGAAAAAGAACCGGAAAACGCGCTGAAAAGCGATTATCTGCACTACCGGCTGCAGGAGTCCCTGGTGGTGAAAAGCGCCTTTGCCCATATCCGTTACGCCACTGTCGGCCATGTGGAATATTCCAACTGTCATCCGTTTTCTGAAAAAGACGCCTGGGGCAATACCTGGACCCTGGTGCACAACGGGACGGTTTTTGACTATCCGGACCTGGACCGCTACTTCTATGTACAGCGGGGAAGCGCCGACAGTGAGCGGATCCTTCTGGGCATGGTCGACAGAATCAACCATCTCGGGGAAACCATGGGCCGGGAGCCGAAGCCGGAAGAGCGCTTCGCGTCGCTGGATCAGTGGATCGGGGATCTGGCAGAGGGAAACAAGATCAACCTCATGTTCAGTGACGGCACCTATTACTATGCCCACTGCAATTATCCCCATACGCTGCACTGCCTCAGACGGCGGGAAGGGCTTTATTTTTCCACCCTCCCGCTGACGAAGGAGCCCTGGGAAGAAGTGCCTTTTACCCGGCTTCTGGTTTACCGGGAGGGGAACAAAGTATACGAAGGCAAGTCCCACGGACATGTATACCAGGATACGGAAGAAAACACCCGTTATCTGTTCCTGCCCTACGCAGAGCTTTAA
- a CDS encoding cytidylate kinase family protein gives MKKKYIAMGREFGSGGRTIGKAVAQRLGLKYYDEELLHKIADYASYEVEFVRQMDDTYSPGRNRLSYYLAGRDSRGQSVNDYLFQAECKAIREIASGQPSLIVGRCSDYLLGDREDVLTVFIHADKDWRAARILEQYGETRTPIMKRIQEKDTRRRANYNYHTGREWGNVSNYDLCLNSSRLGIETCVDVICRVFQETEEQ, from the coding sequence ATGAAAAAAAAGTATATTGCCATGGGCAGAGAGTTCGGCAGCGGCGGGAGAACCATCGGAAAAGCGGTGGCACAGCGTCTGGGCCTGAAATACTACGACGAGGAACTGCTGCATAAAATCGCGGATTATGCCTCTTATGAGGTGGAATTCGTCCGTCAGATGGATGACACGTATTCGCCGGGGCGAAATCGTCTGTCTTATTATCTTGCCGGCAGGGACAGCCGCGGACAGTCTGTGAATGATTATCTGTTCCAGGCGGAATGTAAAGCCATCCGGGAAATCGCCTCCGGCCAGCCGAGCCTGATCGTGGGACGCTGCTCGGATTATCTGCTGGGAGACCGGGAGGATGTGCTGACCGTCTTTATTCATGCGGATAAAGACTGGAGAGCCGCCCGGATCCTGGAGCAGTATGGAGAGACCAGGACACCCATCATGAAGAGAATTCAGGAAAAAGACACCAGACGCCGGGCAAATTACAACTATCATACCGGCAGGGAATGGGGAAACGTATCCAATTACGACCTGTGCCTGAATTCCAGCCGCCTGGGAATTGAGACCTGCGTCGATGTGATCTGCCGGGTGTTTCAGGAAACCGAAGAGCAGTAA